The Myxococcus fulvus genome has a window encoding:
- a CDS encoding AAA family ATPase, translating to MRIAFCGTHRAGKSTLLEELTELLPSSYVTVDEPYHQLEEEGHEFAQPPSLEDFEAQLVRSLENVAEEDGRDVLFDRCPVDFLGYLLAHEDGDAFDLDAWLPRVREALGKLDLVVFVGIESRDRIALSTSEDAELRQAVDETLKELLLDDPHGLDVAVLEVEGSPRERAKQVLAHLSR from the coding sequence ATGAGGATCGCCTTCTGCGGTACGCATCGCGCGGGCAAGTCGACGCTCCTGGAGGAGCTGACGGAGCTCTTGCCCTCTTCCTACGTGACGGTGGATGAGCCGTACCACCAGCTGGAGGAAGAGGGGCATGAGTTCGCGCAGCCCCCGTCCCTGGAAGACTTCGAGGCGCAGCTGGTTCGCTCCCTCGAGAACGTCGCGGAGGAGGACGGGCGCGACGTGTTGTTCGACCGCTGCCCCGTGGACTTCCTCGGCTATCTGCTGGCCCACGAGGACGGGGACGCGTTCGACCTGGACGCGTGGCTGCCACGGGTGCGAGAGGCGCTCGGGAAGCTCGACCTGGTGGTGTTCGTCGGCATCGAGTCGCGGGACCGGATCGCGCTCTCCACCTCCGAGGACGCGGAGCTGCGGCAAGCAGTGGACGAGACGTTGAAGGAGCTGCTCCTCGACGACCCGCACGGGCTCGACGTGGCGGTGCTCGAAGTCGAGGGGAGTCCGAGGGAGCGCGCGAAGCAGGTCCTCGCGCACCTCTCACGGTGA